The nucleotide sequence CGTGATTGCTCATGACCGTCTTCAACCCGGCGCAGCCGGGCATGACGCCCTTCGGTCCTCCACTGAACCCGGCGAACAGATGCGGTTCAATGAAACCGGTGATGATGCGCACGTCCGCCTCGACGAGATGGCGGTTGATCAGCGCCGGTGTGTTGTCTCGCGTCGCGCCGAACTGGACCAGCGCGGCGGGATTCTCCGGTTCGTGGTTCAGAACCCGGTAATGCGCGACAACCTCTGCCGTGAGCATTTTCTCCAATTCAAGCCGGGTGTTTGGACGGTGTGTGCCCAGTTGGTTCAACAGGGTGATATTTGCACGCGGCACGACACCGTCCAAATGTTCAAGCAACCAGGGAATGATGCGTTCATTGGGCGTGGCACGGGTCAGATCAGTGAATGCGATGCAAACCCGGTGGGAGGGCTTGATCCATTCACGCAGCGGTCGCGCGCCGATTGGCTGCTGCAGCGCGGCCGTAACCGCGGACTTTTCGCCGGATAATCCCGGGTTGTGGGACGGTTCGATGATGGTCGTGCGATCGTCCGGCAATTCGACGGTCAAATGGGTCTGGCCGTAAGCGAGCTTGACGTTCATGAAAAGCAGTTAAACCACTCGTCTCTCAAAGTGCGAAGGAAATTTTTGCGATCGCGCCTTATTTCTGCCCCGGCCATTGCCGCGGACCACACGATTGAGGCACGGACCGGCTGTCATGGGTGGATTGGACGCACCGGCCGGATGTGGCTGTACCAAGGCGGTCTTGAGAAATACAAAGAAGGAAACAGCCTGAAGCCGGCTATCCGAACGAAGCATCGGCTTGTCGAGTTCACGGTGTTGTGGTTTGATCCGGCGACATGCGTTATCTCGAAAGTGCGCCGCGCCCACCGGCCGGTGCGGCTTATCAAACAACACCCCGCTGTTTCAATGATAGAGGTGCCATTCCGATGCGCCGGCGCAACATTGCGCAACGTATTCCCCGAACCAGGCCGGGAAAATGAACGTTCCATTTCTGAACCTCCAGGCGCAATACGCGTCGTTGAAAGAGGAGTTGCTCCCGGCGGTCGAACGAACGCTTGCCGGGGGCCACTACATACTCGGTCCAAACGTGGCCGCCTTTGAACAGGAAATGGCCGAGTTCACCGGAACAAAGTTTGGCGTCGGAGTGAACTCGGGTTCGGATGCGTTGACATTGGCTTTGCGGGCGCTGGGCGTTGGACCGGGAGACGAAGTCATCACTTCCCCGTTTACGTATATTGCGCCGGCCGAGTCCATTCACCAGGTTGGCGCGAGGGTTGTTTTTGCCGACATTGACCCGCGAACGTTCACTCTCGATCCGGCTGCGGTGTCGAAAAGAATCACGCCCCGCACAAAAGTCATCCTGCCGATCCATTTGTTCGGTCAGGCCGCGGCGCTGAAAGACTTCAAGGAGCTTGCCGAACCGCGCGGCATCCAGATTGTCGAAGACTGCGCGCAGGCGACAGGTGCGACGTGCGACGGGAGGCGGGTTGGCGGCTGCGGTCGGGCCGGCTGCTTCAGTTTTTATCCGACGAAAAATCTGGGTGCTGGCGGCGACGGTGGGATGATTGTCACGAACGACGAGCCGCTGGCGAAGAAGCTGAGGATGTTGCGCGTGCATGGAATCGAGCGGCGATACCATCATGATCTCCACGGTTACAACACACGGCTCGACGAACTTCAGGCGGCGATTCTGCGGATCAAACTGCCGTGCCTGGAACGCTGGAACGGGCGGAGAGCTGAAATCGCTGCTCACTATGACAAAGGGCTGGGAGGTTTGCCACTCGGACTGCCGGTGACGGCCCGTGGCAACGGGCATGTCTTCCACGTCTATGCCGTATTGACGTCCAGTCGCGACGCGTTGCAGCAGTTTCTGGCGGACCGTGGTGTGCCGACAATCATCTATTATCCGCAACCGCTGCATTTGCAGAAGGTCTACGCCGACCTTGGTTATCGAGCCGGCGATTTCCCGGTGGCCGAAGAAGTGTGCCGGAAAATCCTGCCACTGCCCATGTATCCCGAATTGACGGACGAGCAGGTCGATTACGTTATTTCAGCAATCCGGCAGTTTGGATTTTAGCGTGAGCCGGCCAGCGGACCGGAGGCGTGTGAAGTGGTGGGTCGGGTGGGACTCGAACCCACGACCAACGGCTTAAAAGGCCGCTGCTCTACCACTGAGCTACCAACCCCCGCAAGCGGGGCGACACGCTAAACAACGCCTTTGTCCGGCGCAAGTTAGATTTTGGCCGAT is from Candidatus Angelobacter sp. and encodes:
- a CDS encoding DegT/DnrJ/EryC1/StrS family aminotransferase, giving the protein MNVPFLNLQAQYASLKEELLPAVERTLAGGHYILGPNVAAFEQEMAEFTGTKFGVGVNSGSDALTLALRALGVGPGDEVITSPFTYIAPAESIHQVGARVVFADIDPRTFTLDPAAVSKRITPRTKVILPIHLFGQAAALKDFKELAEPRGIQIVEDCAQATGATCDGRRVGGCGRAGCFSFYPTKNLGAGGDGGMIVTNDEPLAKKLRMLRVHGIERRYHHDLHGYNTRLDELQAAILRIKLPCLERWNGRRAEIAAHYDKGLGGLPLGLPVTARGNGHVFHVYAVLTSSRDALQQFLADRGVPTIIYYPQPLHLQKVYADLGYRAGDFPVAEEVCRKILPLPMYPELTDEQVDYVISAIRQFGF